TACTCGTCGACGGCCGCCTTCCCGCTCATCGTCGTCGGTAGGCGCGGCGCCGCCAAAAGCGTGCCCCCGAGTCGCACGGACGCGGACACGGCGTCGCTCCCGCCGGTCGCTCCGCCGGTCGGTCGGCCGCGAGAGCGCTCACCACTCGTCCATGGGGAACTCGAAGGTGAGGTCGGTACCGTCCTCGCTCACGCCGAGCGTCCGGGTCGCGTCCTCCAGCGTCTCGAACACCCGCCCGGAGATGACGTCGTTGACGACGCGCGAGAGCGACTCGCGGGAGTCCTCGCCCACGTCCGCGAGGATGCCGAGCGGAATCTGCGCGCCCGCCATGTCGGCGTGACCGCCGGCGCTGCCGATGGGGCCGAGCGCCTCCCGCAGCGTCTCGCCGAGGTCGACGTCCGTCCCGCGCGCGCGTCCGGAGACGTAGACGGTGCCGTCCTTGAACCCGTAGACGACCGTGAGGCGGACGTGCTCCATGTCGAGGAGGCGGTCGGCCGCCTGCGCGAGGGCGTCCCGGTCGCGTATCTCGCCGACGTTGGTGGCGAGGGCCTCCCCGCGCACGTCACGGTTGCGGATGGCCCGCGCGAGCGTGTCCATCACCTCCGCGCTCATGCTCGGGGACTCCACGCGCTGGAGGACGGAGAGGTCCGCGTGGGGGACCAGCCACGCGGCCGCCTCGAAGTCCGGCACCGACACCTCGCGCGTGAAGTCGCGGGTGTCGACGCGGATGCCGAACAGCAGCGCCGTCGCCACCGTCGCGCCCGGTTCGATACCGAGGCGGCGGAGGTAGTCGGTGGCGAGCGTGCTCGTCGCCCCGAGTTCGCGCCGCAGGTCGAGGAAGCGCGCCTCGACGGGCGCGCGCGGCGGGTGGTGGTCGACGACGACGTCCACCTCCGTCTCCTCGGGGAGGCCGTCGTTCACCCCCGGACGGGAGTGGTCGACGAGGGCGACGCCGCCGTACTCGGAGATGTCGTCGCCGCGTTCGAGGTTCACGAGTTCGATTTCGAGGAGGTTCACCAGCGCGCGGTTCTCCTGGTGGGAGATGGCGCCGAAGTAGCAGGCCTCGGCGTCGACGCCGACGCTCTCGGCGATGCGGACCAAGGCGAGTGCGCTGGCGATGGCGTCGGGGTCGGGGTTGTCGTGCGTGACGACGGCCAGGGTGCCGTCGATGCTCTTGAGGACGCGGTACAGTCGGTGGAGGCGCTCGGCGGCGTCGTCCGCCGTGAGTTCGGTGAGGCGGTCGACGAGCGTCGTCCGGGCGTCGACGATGCGGTCGGCCAGTTCCGTCAGGGCCTCGCGGGTGTCGGGGTCGGCGTCGCTGCCGACGTACGCGAGGAGGTGGGCGTCGGGGAAGCGCTCGCGGGCGGTGCGGGCGGCGTCGAGGTTCACCGCCGCGTCGTCGGCCGCGACGAACACCACGTCGGCGTCGTCGGGGTACGCCGTCTCGTCGTCCGGGGCGCAGCGCTCGGCGGCGACGCCGTCCTCGCGGAAGGAGTCGACGACGCCGCTCCGCCGGGAGAGCACCGTCAGCGACCCCGGCCACTCGGCCAACCGCTCGACGGCCCGCTCCGCGACCGGCCCGCATCCGAGAACCAACCGCCGTTGCATGTGTTCGGAGTCGGCCTCGCCCGGCAAAACCCTACCGTCCTCGACCCCGGCGCAGGGGGGCGATGGAATTATGCCCGACGGTCGTGTGGTAACTCACGTCATGGAAGCCGACCCTGATCTCGTCGCGTCCGACCTCTCGGAGTCGATCAGCGCAGCGTGTCGAACCGCCGTGGGAGACAACCTCAGGAGCATCACCTACTTCACGCCCTCGGCGTTCCAGCAGGTCTACCTCCGTTCGGACCTCGACTCGGACGCCGACCTGGCGGGGTTCGTCGAACACGAGACGGACGACTTCCGGGCCACCCGCGCCTACCGAGGGTCGGAACTCGGCGACTACGAGTACACCATCCGCGCGTTCGAGAACGGATACATGACGGTTGTCACCCGCGGCGAGCACGGGGTGTTCGTCACGACCGACGAGATAACGGAGCGCACCTCCGAGGAGGTTGCGAGCGCGCTCAGAGAGATTCTCGTCGAACAGGTCGAGGCGGTGTAAGTCGTCGCGGTCCGGGAACGAGCGGACGAGAGCGAAAACGAGAACCGAGATTCGGAGCCGAATTTTCTCCGTCGCCCCGCGCTCAGAACAGCGCGGCGGCGACGGTTTGCGCCGTCTCGATGACCGGGCGGAACGCCGGGAGCAGGAGTAGCGTCCCGACGGCCGCGAAGATGACGGCCGTGTAGAGGCCGACCGGTTTCGAGCCCAGTTCGAGCGACGACGTGTCGTCCTCTATCCACAGCGCCTTCACGACGCG
This Halogeometricum sp. S3BR5-2 DNA region includes the following protein-coding sequences:
- a CDS encoding DUF7522 family protein translates to MEADPDLVASDLSESISAACRTAVGDNLRSITYFTPSAFQQVYLRSDLDSDADLAGFVEHETDDFRATRAYRGSELGDYEYTIRAFENGYMTVVTRGEHGVFVTTDEITERTSEEVASALREILVEQVEAV
- a CDS encoding DHHA1 domain-containing protein — its product is MQRRLVLGCGPVAERAVERLAEWPGSLTVLSRRSGVVDSFREDGVAAERCAPDDETAYPDDADVVFVAADDAAVNLDAARTARERFPDAHLLAYVGSDADPDTREALTELADRIVDARTTLVDRLTELTADDAAERLHRLYRVLKSIDGTLAVVTHDNPDPDAIASALALVRIAESVGVDAEACYFGAISHQENRALVNLLEIELVNLERGDDISEYGGVALVDHSRPGVNDGLPEETEVDVVVDHHPPRAPVEARFLDLRRELGATSTLATDYLRRLGIEPGATVATALLFGIRVDTRDFTREVSVPDFEAAAWLVPHADLSVLQRVESPSMSAEVMDTLARAIRNRDVRGEALATNVGEIRDRDALAQAADRLLDMEHVRLTVVYGFKDGTVYVSGRARGTDVDLGETLREALGPIGSAGGHADMAGAQIPLGILADVGEDSRESLSRVVNDVISGRVFETLEDATRTLGVSEDGTDLTFEFPMDEW